GCAATCCCCACACTCAGTCGCTACGGGAACTGGCGCGGATAGCTCGCGACGAAACGGTGTTTCTGGCAGGGAGTACCCAGGAGGGCGAGGAGGCCGCCGCACTGGAGGTGTTTCGGCGATTAGCGCCGACTTTTCCGCACCTGCGACTCATCCTCGTGCCACGCCATCCAGAGCGGTTCGACAGTGTCGCCGAGTTGCTTCGCGCAAGTGGTCTGCCGTGGCTGCGACGTTCCGAGCTTGCTCCGGACCGTTCTCTGCCGGTGCATTGGCCCCATGGACAGCAAACAGAAGCCGAACCGGCGTTCGACCGTCGAAGTCACCTTCACATATCATCTGGGTCGCCGCGGAGTTGTTCGTTGCGGCCTATCATCCTGGTGGATACCGTGGGAGAATTGAGTGCCTGGTGGGGCCTGGCGGATATCGCGTTTGTGGGAGGAAGCTTCGGGAACCGAGGGGGCCAGAACATGCTGGAACCGGCTGGCTACGGGGCCGCGGTCAGCTTTGGTCCCAACACGTGGAATTTTCGGGACATTGTGAAATCGCTGCTGGAGGCGGAGGCCGCCGTCGTCGTGCACGATGCCCGGGAGCTCGAAGCTTTTGTCCGGCGGTGCCTGGAAGATCCCACTTACGCCAATGAACTCGGCCAGCGGGCACAAAATCTGGTTCTTTCGCACCGGGGGGCCACCACAAAAACCTTCGAAATCCTGCGACGCTTGCTGTTTGCGGAAGAAAAGGAAGCCGGTTTCACACTTCGGCGTTCGGCGTGAAGAAAGGGCAGCAGGGTTGCGGTAGCAAAAACATTTGCGGTCAATCAGCCCACCTTTGACTCGCTCGCTTCGAATTCCTTGCGGACCTCCTCCGGCACCGGTTGCACCTGTCCAGAACGATCGACAATCGCCAGCGTCACATTCCCGCGGCAAAGAAGGTCTCCATCACGGTACAGCAGGTATTCATGTTCAATTTTGTACGCCGTGACGCGTTTGACGATGGTTCGTAATCGCAGGAGGTCGTCGTACCGAGCCGGCTGGTAATAGCGGCATTCTGCGTGCACCACGACCACGTACAGCCCCCGTTCTTCCCACTGGCGGTAGTTTCCTCCGGAGGCGCGGAGCAACTCGGTCCGTCCCATCTCGAAATAAATGAAAACCCGGCTATGGTGCAAAAACCCCATCGGATCGCACTCGGGATACCGCACCCGGATTTCAATTTCATGTTCCCGAAGCATGAGCGTTCCTTTTCGTCCCATCAACAGAGGTGCAATCGTCGCAGCGTACCGAGAGGCGGCTGTCTCGCAAATGGCAGTGGAAGATTACCGCATATCGACGGTAGCCGAAATCGCCCGGCCAGATTGATCTTCAAGTCGGCACCGGAAAGGCCCATCCTCCGGTCGCCATCCGGGGATCACGAGCATCAGGTTGCCGCGGGCATCGAGTTTGACAGCAACACGGTACTGCTTTCCGTTGCTTCCTTCGATCAACCAGAAAAACGAGCCACCTCCCGGTGCTGTTCCCCCGCGGAATTGGTAATCCACGCTGAAGCCCATCATTGTTCCTTCCGGGCCCGTCATCGGCAGGGCCACGGCAGCGGAGAGCTGGACAGGGAGATCGGTCGGGTTGACGGGGCTGATCGGGGAGGCCCTCGAGGTTTGGCCACCAGAGGGCGGAGAGCCAGACAAAGGCTGGGGTAATGCCGCTGGGGAATTCGCGGCCGCCAGGTCCCCTGCTGGACCAGCAGGTGTCACCGCGGATTGTGGGGGTGGCGGAGCAATTTGCGGGGTTGTTTCACCTGTCACGCCCGATGTGTGACTGGCGATCGCCGGCGGCGGGGACGGCTTTTGCGGTGTCACGCGAAAGGCCGAGTCGTCCGCACCCTTCATGCATCCGTCTGCAAGCCCCAGCAGGCTGACAGCAAGGTAAAGCCAGTTCTTCTTTACTGACATGGTCAGCACCATTCGCGCTTGTGCCAGAGTAAAGGAACGGCCGACAGCCACTTTTATCAAAGGTTGGCGTAACATTCCGGCCACGATTTCAGTGTACGTCGATTCGGACGCCATTGGTATTCGGATGATACGCGATGCTGGAGATCAAACAGCTTGGGTGCGACTGGGGCT
This is a stretch of genomic DNA from Thermogutta terrifontis. It encodes these proteins:
- a CDS encoding 3-deoxy-D-manno-octulosonic acid transferase gives rise to the protein MISFMDLAYLAGLGLLSPIWVWRLLRHPQKYRQGWRAKLWGDVPPRENAQPCLWFHAVSVGEVNLLRPLLVEVQRRLPHVDIRLSTTTRSGFEVANKKYAELAPFFTPFDWSWAVRRAVERIHPSVLVLTELEIWPQLIAEAKNAGARVAVVNGRLSDRSFRGYRAAMPFLRSTFQKLDTVAAQDQRTAKRFIALGVPPDRVFVTGSLKFDGAECDRGNPHTQSLRELARIARDETVFLAGSTQEGEEAAALEVFRRLAPTFPHLRLILVPRHPERFDSVAELLRASGLPWLRRSELAPDRSLPVHWPHGQQTEAEPAFDRRSHLHISSGSPRSCSLRPIILVDTVGELSAWWGLADIAFVGGSFGNRGGQNMLEPAGYGAAVSFGPNTWNFRDIVKSLLEAEAAVVVHDARELEAFVRRCLEDPTYANELGQRAQNLVLSHRGATTKTFEILRRLLFAEEKEAGFTLRRSA
- a CDS encoding acyl-CoA thioesterase, which gives rise to MLREHEIEIRVRYPECDPMGFLHHSRVFIYFEMGRTELLRASGGNYRQWEERGLYVVVVHAECRYYQPARYDDLLRLRTIVKRVTAYKIEHEYLLYRDGDLLCRGNVTLAIVDRSGQVQPVPEEVRKEFEASESKVG